One Companilactobacillus heilongjiangensis genomic window, AAAACCAAGCGGGACGGATGATCGTATAATCAAGCTTACTTTGTTCAACAGCTTTGGCACCGGCCGCATAAGCAGTCAACGTATCACCTAACATCATTTGATTCCATTGACCATATTTACCAGGAACTTCTCCATAAATACCATTTGCTGAAATCCAGACAATTCGTTTAACTTTGGCTTCGTTCATTGCCTTTACAACGGACTGACCTTGCTTACCAAGATTGGCACCATAGAGATTGGCATAAACAACATCCTGTCCTTTAATTGCTTGCACCAAAGTGCCGTAATCTTTGACAACATCCCCCACGACAATCTTGACACGACTATCATTTCTAATATCATCAGCGATTCGCTCTGGATGACGTGCTAATAAAGTCATTTCAACCTCATTGTTATCAATTAAAATTTTCTCGACTAATGTTGCAATTGAGCCTGATGCTCCCAAAATAATAATTTTTTTCATAATGATTTCCTCCTAAAAATTAAGAAACTTTATTACTAACACGCCAAAAAACA contains:
- a CDS encoding NAD(P)H-binding protein; translation: MKKIIILGASGSIATLVEKILIDNNEVEMTLLARHPERIADDIRNDSRVKIVVGDVVKDYGTLVQAIKGQDVVYANLYGANLGKQGQSVVKAMNEAKVKRIVWISANGIYGEVPGKYGQWNQMMLGDTLTAYAAGAKAVEQSKLDYTIIRPAWFSDEDTISYELTQKGQQFKGTEVSRISVASYISSLLLDSDQVIKQSIGINKPNTDGSKPSFY